The genomic segment CATACGGCAGATTCATCATCAGCTGGTTCATGATCCAGTTCGGCACCTGGATCATCTACAACCTCTATCCGCTCTTCATGAAATCAGCATATTCCATCGCTGCCGGGCCGTCCTCAACCTACTATGCCATTGCCGCTTTTCTCGGAATTTTCGCCTACGCGCCATCCGGTGTCATCGGCAAAAAAATAGGTGACGGAAAGGTTGTCATGATCGGTACGGTTATGACCCTCATCTCGCAACTTGGGCTGGCCCTGCTGGCCTATATTGATACCGGTATGAATACATGGCTGGCTCCGGTCATGTTCATTATCCAGCCCATTGCATGGTCACCGCTCATTGTAGCCGGGACAGCGTTCGCAGCACAGCTTTCCGATATGGAGGAAGGCCCGGCGGTGGGAATCTTCAACGCCACGACAGCCATTGCCGCGGTGCTCAGTGCTTTTGCCGCAGGTTTTCTGGCTGAAGCTTTCGGTTACGGAACCCTGCCCGCAATAGGAACAGTGCTGGTGCTGGCAGGCGGCGCGGTACTGCTGCCCATCGTGGGAGGCCGGGAAGAGTGATGCAGTCAGCCCCGTCCCATTGCATAATTTACGATTTACAAATCAAGCCAAATAGCAAATACTGCGCCCGACTATCAGGAACATTTTTATTATAATAACCAACCTCAAACCACGAGTTTCAAGACAATGGAAAACTTACCTAATTGCCCGCAGTGCAAATCTGAATACGTATACTCTGACGGCAGTGTACTCATCTGTCCTGAGTGCAGCCTTGAATTTCAGCCCGAAGACGCTGCTGAAAAAGTATATAAAGACGTAAATGGCGTGGTCCTCACTGACGGCGACACCGTAATCGTCACCCAGACCCTCAAGGTCAAAGGTGCATCTTCCGACATCAAAAAAGGCACCAAAGTCAAAAACATCAGACTGGTGGAACCTGAAGACGGCGTACATGATATTTCATGCAAAATCCCCGGCTTCGGCTCCAT from the Desulfovibrio sp. JC010 genome contains:
- a CDS encoding zinc ribbon domain-containing protein YjdM — translated: MENLPNCPQCKSEYVYSDGSVLICPECSLEFQPEDAAEKVYKDVNGVVLTDGDTVIVTQTLKVKGASSDIKKGTKVKNIRLVEPEDGVHDISCKIPGFGSMMLKTSVVKKA